A single genomic interval of Lathyrus oleraceus cultivar Zhongwan6 chromosome 7, CAAS_Psat_ZW6_1.0, whole genome shotgun sequence harbors:
- the LOC127108122 gene encoding non-specific lipid-transfer protein 1: MASLRVSCVVALICMVVVSAPMAEAAISCGAVTGAIAPCFAYLKGAPAPSLQCCAGVRRLNGSAQTIADRKAVCNCLKSGAGSVPGLKSGNVAALPGKCGVRLPFAISPSTNCNAISF, encoded by the exons ATGGCAAGCTTGAGAGTTTCTTGTGTAGTTGCTTTGATCTGCATGGTGGTTGTTAGTGCACCCATGGCAGAGGCTGCAATCTCGTGCGGAGCAGTAACTGGTGCCATTGCTCCATGCTTTGCTTATCTTAAGGGTGCTCCTGCTCCTTCACTGCAATGCTGTGCTGGAGTGAGGAGACTTAATGGGTCGGCCCAAACTATCGCCGACCGTAAGGCTGTTTGCAACTGCTTGAAAAGTGGTGCTGGTTCCGTTCCTGGTTTGAAGTCCGGCAATGTTGCTGCTCTCCCGGGCAAATGTGGTGTTAGACTTCCTTTCGCGATTAGCCCCTCTACCAACTGTAATGC CATCAGTTTCTAA
- the LOC127108124 gene encoding uncharacterized protein LOC127108124 — translation MTPDICIVNFYSTSGRLGLHQDRDEREESLQKGLPVVSFSIGDSAEFLYGDQRDVEKAENVLLESGDVLIFGGDSRHVYHGVSSIISNSAPEELVQDLEVSSGDLVL, via the exons ATGACTCCTGATATATGCATTGTCAATTTTTATTCAACTAGTGGAAGGCTTGGTCTTCATCAG GATCGCGATGAAAGGGAAGAAAGTCTTCAAAAAGGGTTGCCAGTTGTATCCTTCTCTATTGGTGATTCAGCAGAATTTCTTTATGGAGATCAAAGGGATGTTGAGAAGGCAGAGAATGTACTTCTAGAATCAGGAGATGTTCTTATATTTGGTGGCGATTCTCGACATGTCTACCATGGCGTCTCGTCTATAATATCAAATTCAGCACCAGAAGAATTGGTTCAAGATTTAGAGGTCAGTTCGGGTGACCTAGTACTATAG